One stretch of Oceanipulchritudo coccoides DNA includes these proteins:
- a CDS encoding GNAT family N-acetyltransferase produces the protein MIFRRFTADETAPIVSLVREVFGSSEGEAEGELIGKLTSDLISGTSETDLHGFVATDGARIIGAILFTRITIRENTESFIMAPVAVHCDYQGKGIGQRLIRHGLDTLRKETVQFVISYGDPNYYSKVGFQQISPEVIRPPLKLSLPHGWIGQSLTDESIDKLSGDCICVEALSDPAYW, from the coding sequence ATGATTTTCAGGCGGTTCACAGCGGATGAGACAGCCCCTATCGTGTCGCTGGTCCGGGAAGTCTTTGGCAGTTCAGAAGGCGAGGCGGAAGGGGAATTAATCGGCAAGCTGACAAGTGACTTGATCAGCGGGACAAGCGAAACCGACCTGCATGGATTCGTAGCCACCGATGGTGCGCGGATCATCGGAGCCATTTTATTCACCCGCATCACCATCCGGGAAAACACGGAATCCTTCATCATGGCACCGGTGGCCGTACACTGCGACTACCAGGGAAAGGGCATCGGGCAGCGATTGATCCGACATGGCCTCGATACGCTCAGGAAGGAGACTGTCCAGTTCGTCATCTCCTATGGGGATCCAAATTACTACAGCAAGGTTGGCTTCCAGCAGATATCACCGGAAGTCATACGACCGCCGCTCAAGCTGTCCCTTCCGCACGGCTGGATCGGCCAGTCGCTCACGGACGAATCCATCGACAAGCTGTCGGGGGACTGCATCTGCGTCGAGGCATTGAGCGATCCGGCATACTGGTGA
- a CDS encoding aldo/keto reductase, giving the protein MLPTLEFGRTGHTSSRLIFGACAFYDCTQDDADRTLDLVLEKGINHIDTAVGYNKSEGLMGPWLKHHRDQFFLATKTEIRTRREAKEELYQSLERLKTDHVDLWQMHCLIDPQEWETAMGPNGALEAFLEAREEGLVKYLGVTGHGIDAADMHLKSLERFDFDSVLLPYNYAQMQHPQYAAGFSKLEEICTDRKVAMQTIKSISRGPMGDQPKVYNMWYAPLDDQKAIDHAVHWVLGNPKVFLNTPADITLLPKVIEAAENFEDKTSDDIMERDMSAFGIEPLFS; this is encoded by the coding sequence ATGCTTCCAACCCTTGAATTCGGCAGAACCGGGCACACGAGCTCCCGGCTGATTTTTGGTGCCTGCGCGTTTTATGACTGCACGCAGGACGATGCGGACCGCACACTCGATCTTGTCCTTGAAAAAGGCATAAACCATATCGATACAGCGGTGGGTTATAACAAATCGGAGGGGTTGATGGGGCCGTGGCTGAAACACCACCGGGACCAGTTTTTCCTGGCAACCAAGACCGAAATCCGTACCCGGAGGGAGGCCAAGGAGGAGCTTTACCAGTCTCTCGAAAGGCTCAAGACCGATCACGTGGACCTGTGGCAGATGCACTGCCTGATTGACCCTCAAGAATGGGAAACGGCCATGGGACCCAATGGCGCACTTGAAGCATTTCTGGAGGCCCGTGAAGAAGGTCTGGTAAAGTACCTCGGTGTCACCGGACATGGTATTGATGCTGCGGACATGCACCTGAAGAGTTTGGAACGGTTTGATTTTGACAGCGTTTTGCTCCCATACAACTACGCCCAAATGCAACACCCGCAGTATGCCGCAGGTTTCAGTAAACTTGAAGAGATTTGCACGGACCGGAAGGTGGCAATGCAAACCATCAAATCAATTTCACGGGGACCCATGGGCGACCAACCCAAAGTCTACAACATGTGGTATGCCCCGTTGGACGACCAGAAGGCAATTGATCATGCCGTGCATTGGGTGCTTGGTAATCCGAAGGTGTTTCTCAACACACCAGCGGATATAACCCTATTGCCAAAGGTGATCGAGGCAGCGGAAAACTTCGAAGATAAAACTTCGGATGACATCATGGAAAGGGATATGAGTGCGTTTGGTATTGAACCGCTTTTCTCATAG
- a CDS encoding SRPBCC family protein, with product MKIITKRTFRALPLELWEIIHNPSNMPAWNPKCLTCKDIIQSEPGRKFAVTYKMKGKHTDAVGELISSRKEKLIHFRYFYEDKAKVGTVDEVFEIIPAERGKTLLIHTVDFSKSTLPYWVKLLIGFLGRFGKSMGRGPMDGIASLLQATRR from the coding sequence GTGAAAATTATTACAAAAAGAACATTCAGGGCATTACCGCTAGAGCTGTGGGAAATTATCCATAATCCCAGCAACATGCCTGCATGGAATCCAAAGTGCCTTACCTGCAAGGATATTATCCAAAGTGAACCAGGGCGAAAGTTTGCCGTAACCTACAAGATGAAAGGGAAGCACACCGACGCCGTAGGTGAATTGATCTCCAGCAGGAAGGAGAAACTGATTCACTTCCGGTATTTCTACGAAGATAAGGCAAAGGTTGGGACAGTGGATGAGGTATTTGAAATCATTCCAGCCGAAAGGGGTAAAACTTTGCTGATCCACACGGTGGATTTTAGTAAATCAACTTTGCCTTATTGGGTGAAGCTGTTGATCGGGTTCCTTGGCCGCTTTGGAAAATCCATGGGCAGGGGGCCAATGGATGGAATCGCCTCCTTGCTTCAGGCAACACGCCGGTGA
- a CDS encoding antibiotic biosynthesis monooxygenase family protein, whose translation MYCVLLEFIPVPGKEEEFLKAWKELTAHIYSNYGSKGSRIHKSESGKFIAYAQWPDKGVYDNVTGDDEGARLRENMMRFLQKNGIRVLEKLEVLEDLLEH comes from the coding sequence ATGTACTGTGTCCTATTGGAGTTCATCCCGGTTCCCGGCAAGGAGGAGGAATTCCTCAAGGCCTGGAAGGAACTGACAGCTCACATCTACAGCAATTACGGAAGCAAGGGCTCGCGTATACACAAAAGCGAATCCGGAAAGTTCATCGCCTATGCGCAATGGCCGGACAAGGGCGTATATGACAACGTTACCGGTGACGATGAAGGAGCCAGGCTACGCGAAAACATGATGCGGTTTCTTCAGAAGAATGGGATTCGCGTCCTTGAAAAACTGGAAGTGCTGGAGGATTTGCTTGAGCATTAG
- a CDS encoding nucleotide kinase domain-containing protein, producing MTTNTDNPYLNALAGLEIKDPVKAFFEWCIERENIRSKREAGEPLPWTKDPVFQKGRFLNVFREDDKGTKAVLRFAEATKESVPDLIYALFFARWCNQYSTLTILNANILKTPHDLRHALLELVPQPWDSEVYPVVPIQWEGRTYNRLEACVDLFPECLDFLEDCIRSAHGNVMEANNRINARFQMSNDFPIFMALVDLALLRADLIRPESPVPTGIGAAPFLDLLQQHLKCRSHQEAADRMIELQPVYWPEARRQFMPIDIEYLSCECRKYFSYVNGTKRFEGKNMFIPSSTKPANED from the coding sequence ATGACAACAAATACGGATAATCCTTATCTAAACGCTTTGGCAGGACTGGAAATCAAGGACCCCGTAAAGGCCTTTTTTGAATGGTGCATCGAAAGGGAGAACATCCGTAGCAAGCGTGAGGCCGGGGAACCCCTACCATGGACGAAAGATCCTGTGTTTCAGAAAGGACGTTTTCTGAATGTATTCAGGGAGGACGACAAGGGCACCAAAGCGGTTCTGCGCTTTGCCGAGGCGACAAAGGAGTCGGTCCCCGACCTGATTTACGCTCTCTTCTTTGCCCGATGGTGCAATCAGTATTCCACCTTGACTATTCTCAATGCCAACATCCTGAAAACGCCACACGATCTTCGTCATGCCCTTCTGGAGCTTGTGCCCCAGCCGTGGGATTCAGAGGTCTATCCCGTAGTGCCAATTCAGTGGGAAGGCCGCACATACAACCGACTGGAAGCCTGTGTGGACCTGTTTCCAGAATGTCTGGACTTCCTCGAGGATTGTATCCGCTCAGCTCACGGAAACGTAATGGAGGCGAACAATCGCATCAATGCGCGTTTTCAGATGAGCAACGATTTCCCTATCTTCATGGCGCTTGTTGATCTGGCCTTGCTGAGGGCGGACTTGATCAGACCGGAAAGCCCGGTGCCGACAGGCATCGGTGCGGCACCGTTTCTTGACCTGCTCCAGCAACATCTCAAATGCCGCAGTCACCAGGAGGCCGCGGACAGGATGATTGAACTTCAGCCCGTCTACTGGCCGGAAGCGCGAAGACAATTCATGCCCATTGACATCGAATACCTCTCCTGCGAGTGCCGGAAGTACTTCAGCTATGTGAATGGAACAAAAAGATTCGAGGGCAAAAACATGTTTATTCCATCTTCAACGAAGCCGGCAAACGAAGACTGA
- a CDS encoding VOC family protein, with protein MASEFHRWSSGAETKERDQKRNFQRPSHSGFDLLLETAQNPGIMKGIGLRELAFVGYPVTDFDAARAFYGGILGLEDLDKAVRHLEENGVKVVMGIQDYPVCRLALIADPDGNTIALHQKKPNHPDVASGPA; from the coding sequence ATGGCATCAGAGTTCCACCGCTGGTCATCGGGTGCCGAGACAAAGGAACGTGATCAAAAGAGAAATTTCCAAAGGCCTTCTCACTCGGGCTTTGACCTGCTTCTTGAAACTGCACAGAATCCGGGAATCATGAAAGGTATTGGATTAAGGGAACTGGCGTTTGTGGGATACCCCGTGACAGACTTTGATGCCGCGAGGGCATTCTATGGCGGAATCCTCGGCCTTGAGGACCTGGATAAGGCCGTCAGGCATCTTGAGGAAAACGGCGTAAAGGTAGTCATGGGGATCCAGGACTATCCGGTTTGCCGCCTTGCCCTGATCGCCGATCCTGATGGCAACACGATCGCCCTGCACCAGAAGAAGCCGAACCATCCGGATGTGGCATCCGGACCAGCATAA
- a CDS encoding GNAT family N-acetyltransferase, protein MVQKKIKFMNSDLILEPVDRENWIECAELEVEPDQAGHLASNLKTIAESAFEPHYQLRAIKAENKIVGMLAYCPEVDEPIQGLYWLFRIMIDKAYQSRGYGKRAIKLAVEEMWKKGAIQIRTMCRPDNQIAQACYSSLGFSKAGTLDDGDMVFELAKPIIQTSP, encoded by the coding sequence GTGGTGCAAAAAAAAATTAAGTTTATGAACAGCGACCTGATCCTTGAACCCGTCGACCGAGAAAACTGGATTGAATGCGCCGAGCTGGAAGTCGAGCCAGATCAAGCCGGGCACCTTGCCTCAAACCTGAAAACAATAGCTGAATCCGCGTTTGAGCCACACTACCAACTGAGGGCAATAAAGGCTGAAAACAAGATTGTCGGAATGTTGGCGTATTGCCCGGAAGTCGATGAACCCATTCAAGGGCTTTACTGGTTGTTTCGCATCATGATAGACAAGGCTTATCAAAGTCGGGGCTATGGAAAGCGGGCGATTAAATTGGCAGTCGAGGAAATGTGGAAAAAAGGTGCCATCCAAATCAGGACCATGTGCCGCCCCGATAATCAAATTGCACAAGCCTGCTATTCTTCCTTAGGTTTTTCCAAGGCCGGAACCCTGGACGATGGAGACATGGTTTTCGAATTGGCCAAACCCATCATTCAAACAAGCCCATGA
- a CDS encoding PhzF family phenazine biosynthesis protein, translating to MKLPLYQIDAFAEKPFQGNPAAVCPLDRWLPDETLQAIAEENNLSETAFYVKEGEIHDLRWFTPTKEVDLCGHATLAAAYVIFETTGSDLQKITFHSKSGPLHVSRMGDLLELDFPLQTGVECEAPPELIEGLGQVPSKCFRAKDYMAVYETEACVNALSPDFAKLKELDLRGVIVTAPGNSSDFVSRFFTPNFGIDEDPVTGSAHCTLTPYWAKRLGKNELRAIQISKRTGHLRCSLKDDRVLISGRAIPYLKGSINF from the coding sequence ATGAAACTTCCCCTCTATCAAATCGATGCCTTCGCCGAAAAGCCCTTCCAGGGGAACCCGGCCGCAGTATGCCCTCTTGACCGTTGGTTGCCCGACGAGACCTTGCAGGCAATTGCAGAAGAGAACAACCTGTCGGAGACCGCGTTCTATGTGAAAGAAGGTGAAATCCATGACCTGCGCTGGTTCACCCCAACGAAGGAAGTGGACCTTTGCGGACACGCGACACTAGCCGCTGCATATGTCATATTTGAGACTACCGGAAGTGATTTGCAGAAGATTACATTCCACTCAAAAAGTGGCCCCCTCCACGTTTCAAGGATGGGCGATCTGTTGGAGCTCGATTTCCCCTTACAAACAGGCGTTGAATGTGAAGCGCCACCCGAACTGATCGAGGGATTGGGCCAGGTTCCGTCCAAGTGCTTCAGGGCGAAGGATTACATGGCAGTTTATGAAACTGAAGCGTGCGTCAATGCCCTGTCTCCGGATTTCGCCAAACTAAAGGAATTGGATTTGCGCGGCGTGATCGTAACGGCTCCCGGGAATTCCTCGGATTTTGTCAGCCGTTTTTTCACACCGAACTTTGGAATTGACGAAGATCCTGTCACGGGCTCGGCCCACTGCACATTGACTCCCTACTGGGCCAAAAGGCTTGGGAAGAATGAGTTGCGGGCGATACAAATCTCCAAGAGGACAGGTCATCTGCGCTGCAGTCTAAAGGACGATCGAGTTCTCATTTCCGGGAGAGCCATCCCCTACCTGAAGGGATCCATAAATTTCTAA
- a CDS encoding NUDIX hydrolase has translation MHRQNIIEQLERYGRTHREENETVERFLSFVRQYEDCCERSLSVGHVTGSAWVVNKAESHVLLTHHKKLNRWLQLGGHSDGDTNTLRVAYREVKEESGLSDLAHLGDGIFDIDIHPIPARKSEEAHFHYDIRFAFQVSGSEEFVISDESHDLKWVEIEKIQDYTKEESMMRMASKWKRRTQ, from the coding sequence ATGCACAGACAAAACATTATTGAACAACTGGAAAGGTATGGACGAACCCATAGGGAAGAAAATGAAACCGTTGAGCGGTTTTTAAGTTTTGTCCGTCAATACGAGGACTGTTGTGAAAGATCCTTATCCGTTGGCCACGTGACCGGATCAGCCTGGGTGGTTAATAAGGCCGAAAGCCATGTCTTGTTGACCCACCATAAAAAACTGAATCGATGGCTTCAGTTAGGTGGCCATTCGGACGGTGACACGAATACCTTGCGGGTGGCCTATCGTGAAGTGAAGGAGGAATCAGGGTTATCAGATTTGGCTCATCTTGGTGATGGCATTTTTGATATCGATATCCATCCCATTCCAGCACGCAAAAGTGAAGAGGCACATTTCCATTACGACATACGATTTGCATTCCAGGTGTCCGGTTCTGAGGAATTTGTGATCAGCGATGAGTCCCATGACCTGAAGTGGGTGGAGATAGAAAAGATTCAGGATTATACAAAAGAAGAATCCATGATGAGGATGGCTTCGAAGTGGAAGCGAAGAACCCAGTAA
- a CDS encoding gamma-glutamylcyclotransferase family protein: MERLFSYGTLQQENVQLETFGRKLFGIKDALPGYTLEEIAIKNPEVIKRSGKIFHPMLRKSGNPNDAVQGTVFEITQAELMKADQYEVDDYKRVMEMFRSGFSAWVYIDSQQLTEPTNSGAKKN, from the coding sequence ATGGAGAGACTTTTTTCATATGGAACGCTCCAGCAGGAGAATGTTCAGCTCGAAACCTTTGGCCGAAAGTTGTTCGGAATTAAGGACGCCCTGCCAGGGTACACGCTTGAAGAAATAGCAATCAAGAACCCGGAAGTTATCAAGAGGAGTGGAAAAATATTTCATCCAATGCTCAGGAAATCGGGAAACCCGAATGATGCGGTGCAAGGAACTGTTTTTGAAATTACCCAGGCAGAATTAATGAAGGCGGATCAATATGAGGTGGATGATTACAAGCGGGTGATGGAAATGTTTAGATCAGGTTTTAGCGCATGGGTTTATATTGATAGCCAGCAACTAACTGAACCAACCAATAGTGGTGCAAAAAAAAATTAA
- a CDS encoding dimethylsulfonioproprionate lyase family protein has translation MNKINTNTLSEHAWESPKGNFKAASKNVSIELGRDPKSMDLMKRHPFDVEILRIPPGAIPYPFHSHSAQWEFYHVISGSGKVRDDDGWNEVEAGDAFIYKPGENHQLQNDSDRDLILYVIADNPIGESCYYPDSNKWNVPLPTRRCLRSETIDYFDREE, from the coding sequence ATGAACAAAATCAATACCAACACACTATCCGAGCATGCATGGGAATCTCCGAAGGGAAACTTCAAGGCCGCCTCAAAGAATGTATCCATCGAGCTTGGACGTGATCCAAAATCAATGGACCTGATGAAGCGTCATCCGTTCGATGTGGAAATACTGAGGATACCGCCGGGAGCAATCCCCTACCCGTTTCATTCCCATAGCGCTCAGTGGGAATTCTATCATGTGATTTCAGGCAGCGGCAAGGTGCGCGACGACGACGGATGGAACGAAGTGGAAGCCGGGGATGCCTTTATCTACAAACCCGGTGAAAATCATCAGCTACAAAATGATTCGGACAGGGATTTGATTCTCTATGTGATTGCGGACAATCCAATTGGGGAATCCTGTTACTATCCGGACAGCAACAAGTGGAATGTTCCCTTGCCCACGAGAAGGTGCCTACGATCGGAAACAATTGATTACTTTGACAGGGAAGAATAG
- a CDS encoding VOC family protein: MKVQEIAFSCYPVTDIDRDRGFYEGLLGLKPTVDQAFEGGSHWIEYDIGPGTLALGKTPGMEPGRTGCSVWLEVDNFDAAIDELKAAEVEFNFGPIETSVCHMALVHDPDGNLVGIHRRKDNHA; the protein is encoded by the coding sequence ATGAAAGTACAAGAAATCGCCTTTTCCTGCTACCCTGTCACCGATATCGACCGCGACCGCGGCTTTTATGAGGGACTGCTGGGCCTGAAGCCTACGGTGGACCAAGCCTTCGAGGGTGGTTCCCACTGGATCGAATACGACATCGGGCCCGGGACCCTGGCCCTCGGCAAGACACCCGGAATGGAGCCGGGAAGGACCGGCTGCAGCGTGTGGCTTGAAGTGGACAACTTTGATGCCGCCATTGATGAGCTCAAGGCCGCTGAAGTGGAGTTCAACTTTGGTCCGATTGAAACCTCCGTCTGCCACATGGCCCTTGTCCACGATCCGGACGGAAACCTCGTTGGTATCCATCGCCGGAAGGATAATCACGCCTAG